A region of Clostridium acetobutylicum ATCC 824 DNA encodes the following proteins:
- a CDS encoding DUF1919 domain-containing protein, producing the protein MYKCLIWGVSDEYTMAYDKLLFEILKKNLSIEALISKDKYAEYIDGKKVIDKTEISNYQFDYIIIFNKERYSDIKNEALELGIPERKILNGKVFFTSNFDFKRYCKLIENPITIISNNCWGGKISNHLGLKFNSPFINLFLELDDYMKFLENMDYYLDQELQVDDEGDVYSCDIPKGSLGSGDNKIIINFNHNASFEEAKNDWERRKKRINRKNLFIKMTLPANNEELVKRFDNLPYKNKVCFYPRPMKYKSIVFCPRYIWKCKNMARKTSNYDLVYFVMDTNWLQKSCDILKMLCGEDDFIREK; encoded by the coding sequence ATGTATAAATGTTTAATTTGGGGAGTTAGTGATGAATACACTATGGCGTATGATAAACTGTTATTTGAAATATTAAAGAAAAATTTATCCATCGAAGCACTAATATCAAAGGATAAATACGCCGAATATATTGACGGAAAGAAGGTAATAGATAAAACAGAAATATCAAATTATCAATTTGACTACATAATAATCTTTAATAAGGAGAGATACTCAGATATTAAAAATGAGGCCCTTGAACTAGGTATACCAGAAAGAAAAATACTAAATGGTAAGGTTTTTTTTACTTCTAATTTTGATTTTAAAAGATACTGCAAATTAATCGAAAACCCTATTACTATTATTTCTAATAATTGTTGGGGTGGAAAAATAAGTAATCATCTAGGATTAAAGTTTAATTCACCATTCATTAATTTATTCTTAGAACTTGATGATTATATGAAATTTTTAGAGAATATGGATTATTACTTAGATCAAGAATTACAAGTTGACGATGAGGGAGATGTCTACTCATGTGATATACCCAAAGGCTCATTAGGCTCAGGTGATAACAAAATTATAATAAATTTTAATCATAATGCATCATTCGAAGAGGCAAAAAATGATTGGGAAAGAAGAAAAAAAAGAATAAATAGAAAAAATTTATTTATAAAAATGACTCTACCGGCAAATAATGAAGAACTCGTAAAAAGGTTTGATAATTTACCATATAAAAATAAAGTTTGTTTTTATCCTAGACCTATGAAGTATAAATCCATTGTATTCTGTCCTCGTTACATTTGGAAATGCAAAAATATGGCTAGAAAAACATCGAATTACGACTTAGTTTATTTTGTGATGGATACAAATTGGTTACAAAAATCATGTGATATTTTAAAAATGCTTTGTGGTGAAGATGATTTTATTCGTGAGAAATAA
- a CDS encoding DUF1919 domain-containing protein, giving the protein MYKCLIWGVNDEYTLAYDKLLFEISKGNLSIEALISKDKYAKYIDGKEVIDKTEISNYEFDYIIIFNKERYSDIKNEALELGIPERKILNGKFFFISNFDFKRYCKLIENPITIISDDCWGGLVSSYLGFKFNSPFINFYIHNDDYIKFLENMDYYLEQELKVEQEGNVYSCTMPKGSLGTGDNKIILNFNHQASFAEAKNDWDERKTRINKKNLFVKMLIKDDNEKLVKRFDNLPYKNKVCFHPKPMKYKSVAFFPRYIWRCINYAARTSNSNLEQYTMDMSWLEKSCDILKMLCGEEDFIREK; this is encoded by the coding sequence ATGTACAAATGCTTAATTTGGGGAGTTAATGATGAATACACATTGGCATACGACAAACTATTATTTGAAATATCAAAAGGAAATTTATCCATTGAAGCACTAATATCAAAAGATAAATACGCTAAATATATTGACGGAAAGGAAGTAATAGATAAAACAGAAATATCAAATTATGAATTTGACTATATAATAATATTCAATAAAGAAAGATACTCAGATATTAAAAATGAGGCTCTTGAACTAGGCATACCAGAAAGGAAAATATTAAACGGTAAGTTTTTTTTCATTTCTAATTTTGATTTTAAAAGATATTGCAAACTAATTGAAAACCCCATTACTATAATATCTGATGACTGTTGGGGAGGGCTTGTAAGCAGCTATTTAGGATTTAAATTTAATTCTCCTTTTATTAATTTTTATATACATAACGATGATTATATAAAATTTTTAGAAAATATGGATTACTATTTAGAACAAGAATTAAAGGTTGAGCAGGAAGGAAACGTATATTCATGTACTATGCCAAAAGGTTCTTTAGGCACAGGAGATAACAAAATTATATTAAACTTTAACCATCAAGCTTCATTTGCAGAGGCAAAAAACGATTGGGATGAAAGAAAAACTAGAATAAATAAAAAAAATCTATTCGTAAAAATGTTGATAAAAGACGATAATGAGAAACTTGTAAAAAGATTTGATAATTTACCATACAAAAATAAAGTTTGTTTTCATCCTAAGCCTATGAAATATAAATCAGTTGCATTTTTTCCTCGTTACATTTGGAGGTGCATAAATTATGCTGCGCGAACATCAAACAGTAATTTGGAACAATATACAATGGATATGAGTTGGTTAGAAAAATCGTGTGATATTTTAAAAATGCTTTGTGGTGAAGAAGATTTTATTCGCGAGAAATAA
- the pseG gene encoding UDP-2,4-diacetamido-2,4,6-trideoxy-beta-L-altropyranose hydrolase, which produces MRILIRADGGRDIGMGHIMRTLTLARELNKYFEVIYVCKTENEDRKTSVNGKYAKGIHKILSSGFKVKIVRENNMVEDLYEIKGDILITDSYDVNEEYFKKTSEMFHKTIYIDDMCLYDFKDVDMIINQNINADNLKYDAAGNKSLLLGCRYVMLRDEFKDLGAKIIRRKVRDVMITTGGADPFLLTLKLLYYLKQENYNFHVVVGSSFDDIYVEKLKTYEELKNINFYYNANMKELMKKCDACISAAGSTLYELCSVGVPSLSITVAENQSKAAEKFDALKIIKNLGWHNELTREKVLEEINSLSNDYNRRKNVSMTSQSIIDGMGTQRIVEKILDMV; this is translated from the coding sequence TTGAGGATTTTAATCAGAGCCGATGGAGGCAGGGATATAGGTATGGGTCATATTATGAGAACCCTTACCTTAGCAAGAGAACTTAATAAATATTTTGAGGTTATATATGTTTGTAAAACTGAAAATGAGGACAGGAAGACTAGTGTTAATGGAAAATATGCAAAGGGTATCCACAAAATTTTATCCAGTGGATTTAAGGTAAAGATTGTAAGAGAAAATAATATGGTGGAAGATTTATACGAAATTAAAGGCGATATATTAATAACGGACAGTTATGATGTAAATGAAGAATATTTTAAAAAAACTAGTGAAATGTTTCATAAGACCATATACATAGATGATATGTGCCTTTACGATTTTAAAGATGTTGACATGATTATAAATCAAAATATAAATGCTGATAATTTAAAGTATGATGCAGCAGGTAATAAGTCACTTCTTTTAGGGTGTAGATACGTAATGCTGAGAGATGAATTTAAAGATTTAGGAGCAAAAATAATAAGAAGAAAAGTTCGTGATGTAATGATTACAACCGGAGGTGCAGATCCATTTTTGTTGACGCTTAAGCTCCTTTATTATTTGAAACAGGAAAATTACAATTTTCATGTAGTTGTTGGTTCCTCTTTTGATGACATTTATGTAGAGAAATTAAAAACCTATGAGGAGTTAAAAAATATAAATTTTTATTATAATGCAAATATGAAGGAATTAATGAAAAAATGTGATGCATGTATATCAGCTGCAGGAAGTACACTATATGAGCTTTGTAGCGTAGGTGTTCCGTCTCTTTCGATTACGGTAGCTGAAAATCAAAGCAAGGCAGCAGAAAAATTTGATGCTCTTAAGATAATAAAAAATCTTGGTTGGCACAATGAATTAACAAGAGAAAAGGTACTAGAAGAAATAAATAGTTTAAGTAATGATTATAATAGAAGAAAAAATGTTTCCATGACTTCTCAATCGATTATTGATGGCATGGGAACTCAAAGAATAGTTGAGAAAATACTAGATATGGTGTAG
- the pseI gene encoding pseudaminic acid synthase, with product MNKVIDIGGKKIGEGQRTFIIAEMSANHNQDFDRAVEIIKAAKRSGADAIKLQTYTPDTITFDSDNEYFQIKQGTIWDGTTLHKLYEEAYTPWQWQPKLKEIAEEEGLICFSSPFDNTSVDFLEKMEVPAYKVASFELTDIPFIEYIASKGKPVIMSTGIAEMGEIYEAVAACRRQGNENVILLKCSSSYPSPLEDINLKTIPNMREAFNCSVGLSDHTMGYSVATAAVALGATVIEKHFTLKRSDGGPDSAFSMEPEEFSAMVKSIREVEKALGKVTYELTEKQKNSRQHSRSLFVVKDIKKGETFTKENVKSIRPAFGLKTKYIEEVIGKKARVDVKKGTPLDWNLLE from the coding sequence ATGAATAAAGTCATAGACATTGGAGGAAAAAAAATAGGTGAAGGACAAAGAACTTTTATAATAGCAGAAATGTCTGCAAATCATAATCAGGATTTTGATAGAGCGGTAGAAATAATAAAAGCAGCTAAAAGGTCAGGAGCAGATGCTATAAAGCTTCAAACCTATACACCTGATACTATAACATTTGATTCAGATAATGAGTATTTTCAAATAAAGCAGGGAACCATATGGGACGGTACAACCCTTCACAAACTTTATGAAGAGGCATATACACCATGGCAGTGGCAACCTAAGTTAAAAGAGATAGCTGAAGAAGAGGGACTTATATGTTTTTCATCTCCTTTTGATAATACTTCTGTAGATTTTTTAGAAAAAATGGAGGTGCCAGCTTACAAGGTAGCTTCATTTGAGCTTACGGATATACCGTTTATTGAATATATAGCTTCAAAGGGTAAACCTGTTATAATGTCAACAGGAATTGCAGAAATGGGGGAAATTTACGAAGCTGTGGCCGCCTGCAGAAGGCAAGGAAATGAAAATGTTATACTGCTAAAGTGCAGCAGCTCATACCCATCTCCGTTAGAGGATATTAATCTTAAGACTATTCCCAATATGAGAGAAGCATTTAACTGCAGCGTAGGATTATCTGATCATACTATGGGATATTCTGTTGCTACAGCAGCTGTTGCATTAGGAGCAACTGTAATAGAAAAGCATTTTACACTTAAAAGAAGTGATGGAGGACCAGATTCTGCTTTCTCAATGGAGCCAGAAGAGTTTTCAGCCATGGTTAAAAGCATAAGGGAAGTAGAAAAGGCTTTAGGAAAAGTCACATATGAACTTACAGAAAAACAAAAAAACAGCAGACAACATTCAAGGTCTTTGTTTGTTGTAAAAGATATAAAAAAAGGCGAGACATTTACAAAAGAAAATGTTAAGAGTATAAGACCAGCATTTGGATTAAAAACAAAGTATATAGAAGAGGTAATTGGGAAAAAGGCCAGAGTAGATGTTAAAAAGGGTACACCTTTGGACTGGAACTTACTAGAATAA
- a CDS encoding glycosyltransferase has protein sequence MKNILLCFIEETKDEKFNACIQSFEKDGFEIHVFNGINENSIKPHNVLNVMDVFFEDDIEENRFYFLSNIKELFILTYKLYNRVFSNFIYYESSEARYNVQLDEIYLNLLINKKIDYKISKNIFITSNENPFIDDICGENVKKLEDTKEILIEAKEDKFQRYYYFKDKYYMFEPYDGEKNIIRLDNGSKNEKINYYNTIFINSNFALDKFIEALKNISKSTKCFMENYEAFFKLATDIKDEYFKLKHFQKKFYIKQLESLTVSFDEYVYIFANSIIMRMNRSNTYINNILKCAINSRKLSCNEKYFIFYQLIRLEFLNESKGDSTTSILLRKLYSNILRGFKEIIPYKLKRIYKNERNKDFVIVTVSQFLSLGHGPTKTALDRCYTLIKSMNKRAILINTKDMLTYKGVIPFYDISPPNILNEYDGDKEFQYKDCKMKFYQCRGIMPDLNEIINIIDFVNKEKPYFILNIGGGNIISDLCSKIVPVITEATVMGIPITESQFALMGKRKTEEDINLLKVLGKTNEHAIESNFTFAFKEQSKHYTREDLKLPQDKFLILIVGVRLDLEITEEFIDALKDAVNYGGHFVFAGYFSKYYEIIKRNQLFSKHSTFLGFQEDMLAVCEVCDLYVNPPRVGGQTSAAEAMYKGLPVISLNYGDTAVCAGEEFCSSNLKEMADNLVKFIKDKNYYKLMSEKAKNRANMLLDTQAELKRNLEIIENSKLFF, from the coding sequence ATGAAAAATATATTATTGTGTTTTATTGAAGAAACAAAGGATGAAAAGTTTAATGCTTGTATTCAGAGTTTTGAAAAGGATGGTTTTGAGATACATGTTTTCAATGGTATAAATGAAAATAGTATAAAACCTCATAATGTTTTAAATGTTATGGATGTTTTCTTTGAAGATGATATTGAAGAAAACAGGTTTTATTTTTTATCCAATATAAAAGAACTTTTTATTTTAACATATAAATTATATAATAGGGTTTTCTCTAATTTTATATATTATGAAAGCAGTGAAGCTCGTTATAATGTTCAATTAGATGAGATATATTTAAATCTGCTTATAAATAAAAAAATAGATTATAAAATTTCAAAAAATATTTTCATAACTTCTAATGAAAATCCATTTATTGATGATATTTGTGGAGAAAATGTAAAAAAATTAGAGGATACAAAAGAAATATTAATAGAGGCCAAAGAAGATAAATTCCAAAGATATTACTATTTCAAGGATAAGTACTATATGTTTGAACCCTATGATGGAGAGAAGAACATAATAAGGTTAGATAATGGCAGTAAAAATGAAAAAATTAATTACTATAATACTATATTTATAAATAGCAATTTTGCTTTGGATAAATTTATAGAAGCTTTAAAAAATATATCGAAGTCAACAAAATGTTTTATGGAAAACTATGAGGCTTTTTTTAAGCTTGCGACTGATATAAAAGATGAGTATTTTAAGCTTAAACACTTTCAAAAAAAGTTCTATATAAAGCAATTAGAAAGTCTAACAGTATCCTTTGATGAATATGTTTACATTTTTGCTAATTCAATTATAATGAGAATGAATAGAAGTAATACCTATATAAATAATATATTGAAATGCGCTATTAATAGTAGAAAGCTTTCTTGTAACGAAAAATATTTTATTTTTTATCAACTTATTAGGCTTGAGTTTTTAAATGAAAGTAAAGGGGATAGTACTACATCAATTTTATTAAGAAAATTATATAGCAATATTTTAAGGGGATTTAAAGAAATAATTCCTTATAAGCTAAAACGCATTTATAAAAATGAGAGAAATAAAGATTTTGTAATAGTTACGGTTTCACAATTTCTTTCTTTAGGGCATGGACCAACAAAAACGGCGTTGGACAGATGCTATACATTAATAAAATCAATGAATAAAAGAGCTATACTAATAAATACTAAGGATATGCTTACTTATAAAGGTGTTATTCCGTTCTATGATATAAGCCCACCTAATATATTAAATGAGTATGATGGTGATAAGGAATTTCAGTATAAAGACTGTAAAATGAAGTTTTATCAATGTAGGGGCATAATGCCAGATTTGAACGAAATTATAAATATAATAGATTTTGTAAATAAAGAAAAGCCGTATTTTATTTTAAATATAGGAGGAGGAAACATAATATCTGATTTATGCAGCAAAATAGTTCCTGTAATAACTGAAGCAACAGTGATGGGGATACCAATAACTGAATCACAGTTCGCATTAATGGGAAAAAGGAAAACTGAAGAGGATATAAATCTTTTAAAGGTGCTTGGTAAAACTAATGAGCATGCTATAGAAAGTAATTTTACATTTGCATTTAAAGAGCAAAGTAAACATTATACTAGAGAAGATTTGAAGCTTCCACAGGATAAATTTCTAATTTTAATTGTAGGAGTAAGATTGGATTTAGAGATTACTGAAGAGTTTATTGACGCTTTAAAAGATGCAGTTAATTATGGAGGACATTTTGTGTTTGCAGGATATTTCAGTAAGTATTATGAAATTATCAAAAGAAATCAGTTGTTTTCTAAGCACTCTACATTTTTAGGCTTTCAAGAAGATATGCTTGCTGTGTGCGAAGTATGTGATTTATATGTAAATCCACCAAGGGTAGGCGGACAAACATCGGCAGCGGAGGCTATGTATAAGGGACTTCCAGTGATTTCGTTAAACTATGGAGACACCGCTGTGTGCGCAGGAGAAGAATTTTGCTCTTCAAATTTAAAAGAAATGGCCGATAATTTAGTAAAATTCATAAAAGATAAAAATTACTATAAGCTCATGTCTGAAAAAGCAAAAAATAGAGCAAACATGCTTTTAGATACACAAGCAGAACTTAAAAGAAACTTAGAAATTATAGAAAATAGTAAGCTGTTTTTTTAA
- a CDS encoding ATP-grasp domain-containing protein codes for MNILLTAVGKRVQLIKCLKENAKIYGCDISSLAPASKFVDGFYKVKKYNEPGYIEDIIRICRNENIDFLIPLFEREFLDLCSYRQELKKVGTELLLSGKTIIEICNDKWKSYEFFKENQVKCPITYLRDEIPSVIEYPLIVKPFDGMGSSSVFKVNNKRQLEFFLEYVENPVVQQFIEGKEYTIDTLCDLKGNVIFAIPRERLEVRSGEVSKSRTVKNEKIIEAVKDLCSKLQNTASRNGENLIGPLTIQCIVDNLGEIYFIEINPRFGGGVPLSFKAGGDYGRYLKDISNDLKVEPLDDFEELTMLRYDDAVYV; via the coding sequence ATGAACATACTTTTGACAGCTGTTGGAAAGAGAGTACAGCTTATAAAATGTTTGAAAGAAAATGCAAAAATATATGGGTGTGATATTTCAAGTTTAGCGCCGGCATCTAAATTTGTGGATGGTTTTTATAAGGTAAAAAAATATAACGAGCCGGGATATATTGAAGATATTATAAGAATATGCAGAAATGAAAATATAGATTTTCTTATTCCTCTTTTTGAAAGGGAATTTCTAGATCTTTGTTCATATAGACAGGAGCTTAAAAAAGTTGGCACAGAGCTTCTATTAAGCGGAAAAACTATAATTGAGATTTGCAACGATAAGTGGAAATCCTATGAATTTTTTAAAGAAAATCAAGTAAAGTGTCCTATCACATATTTAAGAGATGAAATTCCAAGTGTAATAGAATATCCACTTATTGTAAAACCATTTGATGGTATGGGCAGCAGCAGTGTATTTAAGGTTAACAATAAAAGGCAGCTGGAATTTTTCCTTGAATACGTTGAAAATCCTGTAGTTCAGCAGTTTATAGAAGGGAAGGAATATACTATAGATACCCTTTGTGATCTTAAAGGAAATGTTATATTTGCAATACCAAGAGAAAGGTTAGAAGTACGTTCAGGTGAAGTTTCTAAAAGTAGAACGGTAAAGAATGAAAAAATTATAGAAGCAGTTAAGGATTTATGCAGTAAGCTCCAAAACACAGCTTCAAGAAATGGGGAAAATTTAATTGGACCACTTACTATACAATGTATTGTGGATAATCTAGGGGAGATATATTTTATAGAAATAAATCCTCGTTTTGGAGGAGGAGTACCGCTTTCCTTTAAAGCAGGAGGAGATTATGGAAGATATTTAAAAGATATTAGTAATGATTTAAAGGTAGAGCCGCTAGATGATTTTGAGGAGTTAACCATGTTAAGGTACGATGATGCTGTATATGTTTGA
- a CDS encoding cytidylyltransferase domain-containing protein — MGKIFCIVQARMGSERLQGKVIKPILKKPMVIYTLDRLKKSKYIDKIVLATSSMERETPLVESCEEYGYDVFKGSEANVLKRYEQAAEKYGANIEDAVIRVTGDCPLIDPIIVDNVVTKFLSSDYDYVRLDVPNTFVRGFDVEIFSMKALKTVNSLINGGKIPKEEADMYKEHVTLYMYKHPNEFKVGYVKGDEFYSKDYRLCVDTKEDFELVKNIYEHFNDEFVSSKNVINYLDRNSEIAQINNDIKQKEV; from the coding sequence ATGGGAAAAATCTTTTGCATAGTACAAGCTAGAATGGGTTCAGAAAGGCTTCAGGGAAAAGTTATAAAACCTATCTTAAAAAAGCCAATGGTTATATATACTCTTGATAGATTAAAGAAATCAAAATACATAGATAAAATTGTCCTTGCAACTTCATCGATGGAAAGGGAAACTCCTCTTGTTGAAAGCTGTGAAGAATATGGATATGATGTATTTAAAGGTTCAGAGGCAAATGTTTTAAAAAGGTACGAACAAGCAGCGGAAAAATACGGAGCGAATATTGAGGACGCAGTAATAAGGGTTACAGGAGATTGTCCTTTAATTGATCCTATAATAGTTGATAATGTAGTGACTAAGTTTTTAAGCAGTGATTACGATTATGTAAGGTTAGATGTTCCTAATACCTTTGTAAGGGGCTTTGATGTTGAAATCTTTTCAATGAAGGCACTTAAAACAGTAAATAGCTTAATAAATGGAGGGAAAATTCCAAAAGAAGAGGCAGACATGTATAAAGAACATGTAACGCTTTATATGTATAAGCATCCTAATGAATTTAAGGTTGGTTACGTAAAAGGAGACGAGTTTTATTCAAAGGATTATAGACTTTGTGTTGATACTAAAGAGGACTTTGAGTTAGTTAAAAATATATACGAGCATTTTAACGATGAATTTGTTTCTTCAAAAAATGTAATTAATTACCTTGATAGAAATAGTGAAATAGCACAAATTAATAATGATATAAAACAAAAAGAAGTTTAA
- a CDS encoding HAD family hydrolase, whose translation MIKAVVFDLDDTLYNEMDFVKEGFRCVATYISNKYNMDKDKLLSEILDILKAYGRGKIFNIICDRYKFNEDVERLVEIYRNSKSRLTVYSDAKEILDCFKDKYKLGIITDGKASVQWNKINSLGIKNYFDKIIVTDDFGFEFWKPNEFAFKEIIKALKCEAKEAVYVGDNPNKDFIGARKVGLYTIRIIREFGDNMSLNAKKGYEADTSIKSLLELPNIIKNI comes from the coding sequence ATAATAAAGGCGGTTGTATTTGATTTAGATGATACTTTATATAACGAGATGGATTTTGTAAAGGAAGGTTTTAGGTGTGTTGCAACCTATATTTCAAATAAATACAATATGGATAAAGATAAACTTTTAAGTGAAATATTAGATATATTAAAAGCATATGGAAGAGGAAAGATATTTAATATTATTTGTGATAGGTATAAATTTAATGAAGATGTAGAAAGGCTAGTTGAAATATATAGGAATAGTAAGTCAAGGCTTACAGTTTACTCTGATGCTAAAGAAATATTAGATTGTTTTAAAGATAAATATAAACTGGGAATAATAACAGATGGAAAGGCATCAGTACAGTGGAACAAAATAAATAGTTTGGGAATCAAAAATTACTTTGATAAAATAATAGTAACAGATGATTTTGGATTTGAGTTCTGGAAGCCAAATGAGTTTGCTTTTAAAGAAATAATAAAAGCTCTTAAATGTGAGGCAAAAGAGGCTGTTTATGTTGGTGATAATCCTAACAAAGATTTTATAGGTGCAAGGAAGGTAGGGTTATATACTATAAGAATAATAAGAGAATTTGGTGACAATATGAGTTTAAATGCTAAAAAGGGATATGAAGCAGATACTTCTATTAAGAGTCTGCTGGAGCTTCCTAATATAATTAAGAATATATAG
- a CDS encoding VOC family protein, with product MKVHHIGYAVKNIDSALKKFKRLGYVEESEVVRDEVRKVYIQFVINGGYRVELVAPDGEDSPINKTIKKGSTPYHICYEVEDIQKSIEEMSQIGYTLFKKAEIAPAIDNRKVAFLFSTDIGLIELLEK from the coding sequence GTGAAAGTACACCATATAGGGTATGCTGTAAAGAATATAGATTCGGCACTTAAAAAGTTTAAAAGACTTGGATATGTTGAAGAGAGCGAAGTTGTCAGAGATGAAGTTAGAAAGGTGTATATACAATTTGTTATAAATGGTGGGTACAGGGTTGAACTAGTAGCTCCAGATGGAGAAGATTCACCAATCAATAAAACAATAAAAAAAGGAAGTACACCTTATCATATATGTTATGAAGTTGAGGACATACAAAAGTCTATTGAAGAAATGTCACAAATAGGATATACTCTTTTCAAAAAAGCAGAAATAGCTCCAGCCATTGATAATCGAAAGGTAGCCTTTCTATTTTCAACAGATATAGGGTTGATAGAATTATTAGAAAAGTAG
- a CDS encoding CgeB family protein: MNIIFEKAKNGNTTCKIEESNKAKYLYSKYSPEKVSIKKNFNSNSLIIFGLGLGYELKEILDTYSGEIYVIECEKSFVEETMRNKATDQILDKENVHLYIGEQYKDICKIENYCIFYNDKVTDLYKEFYYEVFNFIQNKNRDIKSKKIMVFDHVTIARDCMEAFEKLGYKVIRLKNIREYKVEEIFNFIREYLPDYVFTINFISALSNVCSSIGVKYISWTVDIPDYSFYKEEVFNSVNYLFHFDEGIISEIKNLGVKNAYYLPQAANTNRLDNVKADDNAFLKYSCDASFVGNTIMKNEFNSIANDLKDEELNTIDAIFNLQKKCLNQNKIDENLNDDLVEKLKKFFSKEKMPLMSDRRFMYFILSRKFDELQRIGMAKVISEKFDFKVYGDSLWGRVFHDNKVYIGNAEHYLEMPLVFKFSKVNINLIRSSFESGLPMRVFDIMGSKGFMASSYKKDLEKFFVDGKDMVVYRDFKDLSDIIKYYICHEDERVRIAESGYEKVKKYHNYEVRLKDMMNIVEKNSYK, encoded by the coding sequence GTGAACATTATTTTTGAGAAGGCTAAAAATGGCAATACTACTTGCAAAATTGAGGAAAGTAATAAAGCAAAATATCTTTATTCAAAATATTCTCCTGAGAAAGTAAGTATTAAAAAGAATTTCAATAGTAATAGTCTAATCATATTTGGATTAGGTCTTGGGTATGAGCTAAAGGAAATTTTAGATACATATTCAGGTGAAATATATGTTATAGAATGTGAAAAAAGTTTTGTTGAAGAAACAATGAGAAACAAAGCTACAGATCAGATTTTAGATAAAGAGAATGTACACCTGTATATAGGTGAACAATATAAGGATATTTGTAAAATAGAAAATTATTGTATTTTTTATAATGATAAAGTAACTGATTTGTATAAGGAATTTTATTATGAGGTGTTTAATTTTATACAGAATAAAAATAGAGACATAAAAAGTAAGAAAATAATGGTTTTTGACCATGTTACTATAGCGAGAGATTGTATGGAGGCATTTGAAAAGCTTGGATACAAGGTTATCAGACTTAAAAATATTAGAGAATATAAAGTTGAGGAGATTTTTAACTTCATAAGAGAATATCTGCCTGACTATGTTTTTACCATAAATTTTATATCAGCACTGTCAAATGTTTGCAGCAGTATAGGTGTAAAATATATATCCTGGACAGTAGACATACCTGATTATAGTTTTTATAAGGAAGAAGTTTTTAATAGTGTAAATTATCTGTTTCATTTTGATGAGGGAATAATCTCTGAAATAAAGAATCTTGGTGTGAAGAATGCGTATTATCTTCCTCAAGCGGCCAATACAAATAGACTTGATAATGTAAAGGCAGATGATAATGCTTTTCTAAAATACTCATGTGATGCAAGTTTTGTTGGAAATACCATAATGAAAAATGAATTTAATTCTATAGCAAATGATCTTAAAGATGAAGAGCTCAATACGATAGATGCTATTTTTAACTTACAGAAAAAATGTTTAAATCAGAATAAGATAGATGAAAATTTAAATGATGATTTAGTAGAAAAACTGAAAAAATTTTTTAGTAAGGAAAAAATGCCGCTTATGTCAGATAGAAGATTCATGTACTTTATATTGTCTAGAAAATTTGATGAACTTCAAAGAATAGGCATGGCAAAAGTGATTTCCGAAAAATTTGATTTTAAGGTTTATGGAGATTCATTGTGGGGAAGAGTATTTCATGATAACAAAGTTTACATTGGAAATGCAGAGCACTACTTAGAAATGCCTCTTGTATTTAAATTTTCAAAAGTAAATATAAACCTAATAAGATCTAGTTTTGAGTCAGGGCTTCCAATGAGAGTATTTGATATTATGGGAAGTAAAGGTTTTATGGCAAGCAGCTATAAAAAGGATTTAGAAAAATTTTTTGTAGATGGTAAGGACATGGTTGTATACAGGGATTTTAAGGACCTTAGTGATATAATTAAATATTATATATGCCATGAAGATGAAAGAGTGAGAATAGCTGAAAGCGGGTATGAAAAGGTAAAAAAATATCATAATTATGAAGTTCGATTAAAAGACATGATGAACATTGTTGAGAAAAATTCTTATAAGTAG